In a genomic window of Carettochelys insculpta isolate YL-2023 chromosome 19, ASM3395843v1, whole genome shotgun sequence:
- the DERL2 gene encoding derlin-2 isoform X2, producing the protein MAYQTFRQEYLQVPPVTRAYTTACVLTTAAVVWRLITNYLFFGPVGFNFLFNMIFLYRYCRMLEEGSFRGRTADFVFMFLFGGLLMTLFGLFVNLVFLGQAFTIMLVYVWSRRNPYVRMNFFGLLIFQAPFLPWVLMGFSLLLGNSIIVDLLGIAVGHIYFFLEDIFPNQPGGGRLLKTPSILKAIFDTPEEDPNYNPLPEERPGGFAWGEGQRLGG; encoded by the exons ATGGCGTACCAGACCTTCCGCCAGGAGTACCTGCAGGTGCCGCCTGTTACCCGGGCTTACACCACCGCCTGCGTCCTCACTACCGCCGCCGTG GTATGGAGGTTGATTACAAACTACTTATTCTTTGGACCAGttggatttaattttttatttaatatgATTTTTTT ATATCGTTACTGTCGAATGCTTGAGGAGGGCTCTTTCCGAGGTCGCACGGCAGATTTTGTATTTATGTTCCTTTTTGGTGGACTTCTAATGACT CTTTTTGGCTTGTTTGTGAATTTGGTTTTCCTGGGCCAGGCATTTACAATAATGCTTGTGTATGTGTGGAGCCGCAGGAATCCCTATGTCCGTATGAACTTTTTTGGTCTTCTCATCTTCCAGGCACCATTTCTTCCCTGGGTACTCATGGGCTTTTCATTGCTATTGGGGAACTCCATCATAGTGGATCTTTTGG GGATTGCAGTTGgacacatttattttttcttgGAGGATATCTTTCCTAATCAACCAGGTGGTGGAAGGCTTCTGAAAACACCATCTATTTT aaaagCAATATTTGATACACCAGAAGAGGATCCCAATTATAATCCACTGCCCGAAGAGCGACCAGGAGGATTTGCATGGGGTGAAGGTCAACGCCTTGGAGGCTAA
- the DERL2 gene encoding derlin-2 isoform X1: protein MAYQTFRQEYLQVPPVTRAYTTACVLTTAAVQLELITPFQLYFNPELIFKHFQVWRLITNYLFFGPVGFNFLFNMIFLYRYCRMLEEGSFRGRTADFVFMFLFGGLLMTLFGLFVNLVFLGQAFTIMLVYVWSRRNPYVRMNFFGLLIFQAPFLPWVLMGFSLLLGNSIIVDLLGIAVGHIYFFLEDIFPNQPGGGRLLKTPSILKAIFDTPEEDPNYNPLPEERPGGFAWGEGQRLGG from the exons ATGGCGTACCAGACCTTCCGCCAGGAGTACCTGCAGGTGCCGCCTGTTACCCGGGCTTACACCACCGCCTGCGTCCTCACTACCGCCGCCGTG CAATTAGAACTAATCACACCCTTTCAACTGTATTTTAACCCTGAATTAATATTTAAACACTTTCAA GTATGGAGGTTGATTACAAACTACTTATTCTTTGGACCAGttggatttaattttttatttaatatgATTTTTTT ATATCGTTACTGTCGAATGCTTGAGGAGGGCTCTTTCCGAGGTCGCACGGCAGATTTTGTATTTATGTTCCTTTTTGGTGGACTTCTAATGACT CTTTTTGGCTTGTTTGTGAATTTGGTTTTCCTGGGCCAGGCATTTACAATAATGCTTGTGTATGTGTGGAGCCGCAGGAATCCCTATGTCCGTATGAACTTTTTTGGTCTTCTCATCTTCCAGGCACCATTTCTTCCCTGGGTACTCATGGGCTTTTCATTGCTATTGGGGAACTCCATCATAGTGGATCTTTTGG GGATTGCAGTTGgacacatttattttttcttgGAGGATATCTTTCCTAATCAACCAGGTGGTGGAAGGCTTCTGAAAACACCATCTATTTT aaaagCAATATTTGATACACCAGAAGAGGATCCCAATTATAATCCACTGCCCGAAGAGCGACCAGGAGGATTTGCATGGGGTGAAGGTCAACGCCTTGGAGGCTAA
- the MIS12 gene encoding protein MIS12 homolog, which yields MSVNPMAYEAQFFGFTPQTCMLRIYIAFQDYLFEMMLVVERVILKKLEGFPNSKISPFQIRKSTEKFLLFMKGRFDHLFGKMEQMLLQLVLNIPKNVLLPEDKVHEQYPYSKEQFQMLQSEIDQLQKQYKVEVCAGQALLAELEEQKVVQTELEKILQWFDGLENICREHGTSNVKESFAFLTQISKKLQDIQKEVEKKNRRLQKSHLHVG from the coding sequence ATGTCAGTGAATCCTATGGCATATGAAGCCCAGTTCTTTGGTTTTACTCCTCAGACATGTATGCTTAGGATCTACATTGCATTTCAAGACTACCTGTTTGAAATGATGCTGGTTGTGGAACGAGTAATTCTGAAGAAACTGGAAGGCTTTCCAAACTCTAAGATCAGTCCATTCCAAATCCGTAAGAGCACAGAGAAATTTCTTCTGTTCATGAAGGGGCGCTTTGATCACCTTTTTGGCAAAATGGAACAAATGCTTTTGCAGTTGGTGTTAAACATACCTAAAAACGTTTTACTTCCTGAAGACAAGGTCCATGAGCAGTACCCCTACAGTAAGGAACAGTTTCAAATGCTTCAGAGTGAAATTGATCAACTACAGAAACAATACAAGGTTGAAGTGTGTGCTGGGCAAGCACTTTTAGCAGAGCTAGAAGAACAGAAAGTGGTTCAGACAGAACTTGAGAAGATCCTTCAGTGGTTTGACGGACTTGAGAATATATGCAGAGAGCACGGGACTAGCAATGTAAAGGAAAGCTTTGCGTTCTTGACACAAATATCTAAGAAACTGCAAGATATACAAAAGGAAGtcgaaaagaa